Within Chloroflexota bacterium, the genomic segment TCGCAGATATAGAGCACGCCCATAAGTCCGCTGCCGATCTGTGTGGCCAGACGGATACGCTGTGCCTCACCACCGCTCAGCGTGGCAGCGGCGCGGTCAATGGTCAGATATTCCAGGCCCACGTCCTTCAGGAAGCCAAGCCGGGCCTGTATCTCTTTCAGAATCTCCCGGGCAATCATCTTTTCCCGTTCACTGAGCACCTTATTGCCGATTTCGGTTATCCACTCCAGCTCGTGCACCACGGACATCTCGCCGACGTCCATGATGTTTCTGTCGCCGATGGTCACCGCCAGCCATTCCGGCTTCAGCCGCTTGCCCTGACAAACGGGACACGGCGTGGAGACCATGTAGCGTTCGATATCGACGCGTGAGTTTTCCGATTCAGTGTCACGGTGGAGGCGCTCCATCCTGGGAATCACACCCTCAAAACCGGTGAAATGCTCCCTGACCCGCCCGAAACGGCTTCGATAACGGTACCATTCTCCCTCCTCACCATAAAGCAACAGGTTCATTTGCTTCTCCGTGAGTTTCTTTACCGGGGTGTTCAACGAGAAGTCGTAACGTCTGGCCAGAGAATCGAGCTGGTAGAAGTACCATGACTGAAACTGCCAGGGACGTATGGCCCCCTCAGCGATGGGTAGTTCTTTGTTGGGAATGACCAGGTCGGGGTCTATTTCAAGTTTGACACCGAGGCCGGAACATTCGGGGCAGGCACCGTGAGGACTGTTGAAGCTGAAGGTGCGGGGGGTTATCTCACCCAGGCTGATGCCGTCGTAGACACAGGCAAAATGCTCGGAGAAGAGCAGCTCCTCACCATCAATGATGGAAACAAGCACCACTCCCGCCCCCAGCTTGAGGGCGGTCTCCACCGAATCGGCAATCCGCTGCCTTTCACCCTGCCCGACGACCAGACGGTCGACCACCGCCTCAATGGAGTGCTTCTTATTTTTACCCAGCTGGAATTCCTCGGAAAGGTCATGAATCTCGCCGTCGACCCTCACCCGGACGTAGCCCGCTTTACGCAAATCGGCAAACACCTGCTGGTACTCCCCCTTGCGGTCACGGATAAGCGGCGCCATAATCATGATGCGTTTGCCCTCCGGGAGGCCCTGAACCGCGTCCACGATCTGCTGTACCGTCTGGGTGGTGATTTCCCGGCCGCACTCGGGGCAGTGTGGGTGACCTACCCTGGCGAAGAGCAGCCGCAGGTAATCGTAGACTTCGGTGACCGTGCCCACGGTGGAACGAGGATTTTTGCTCGGGCCTTTCTGGTCGATGGAAATGGCCGGGCTCAGGCCCTCAATATAGTCGACGTCCGGCTTCTCCATCCTGCCCAGAAACTGACGGGCATACGCAGACAGCGACTCCACATACCGACGCTGGCCTTCAGCATAAATGGTATCAAAGGCGAGCGAGCTTTTCCCAGAGCCGGAGACACCGGTGATAACGACCAGCTTATCACGGGGGATGGTTACGTCTATATTCTTCAGATTGTGCTCGCGGGCACCTTTAACAACGATGGAATCCAGTGGCATATCTTAAAACCTCCCCGAACCGTCCAGAATAATTCTAACACTGGAGTGGCGACCCTCACAAGGATTTGTCAATACTATTGCATAAAATATATCCAGTAAATAATAATAATAGGGCTTTACAAAGAGCTACATACGCTATATAATTAACATAGAGGTGATAATGGTATGGCTACTGCTAATCAAATTATGGCGATAGACCGACTACAAAAATGGTTTACTCCTAATCGACCAATCGATTTGCCGGAATACATGTCTGGTAGATTAGACTTAATATTTAATGTGAAAGAGGCAATAAATACTCAAGGCCTCCATGTAATTCTTTACGGAGACCGAGGAACGGGCAAGACATCTATAGCACATGTGATAGCCAATATGATTCAAGAGCCAGACAGGAAAGATGGAAGACGAGTAATCTTGGTTTCGTGCGATTCTAGCGATACCTTCTCTTCTATGTGGCGTAAAGTGTTTCAAGAAATAATGTTAACTCAGCGACAACTAGGCTTTGTTCAGCAAAGTGCTGCTGCAATTACAGGAACAATGGATAACCAAGTGTCTGTTACAACTCCAAATGACGTTCGGCTTCTTATCAAATCATTCCCAAATCCTACTGTAGTCATTTTCGATGAATATGATAGAATACCCGAAACTAGCAACGCTCGTCACCTAATTGCAGATACAATCAAATTATTTTCAGATACCAATGTGAAGGCTACCATCCTATTAGTTGGAGTCGCCACTTCAATTAATGAACTAATTCATGAACATCAGTCAATTGGCAGAAATATATCACAAA encodes:
- the uvrA gene encoding excinuclease ABC subunit UvrA, translated to MPLDSIVVKGAREHNLKNIDVTIPRDKLVVITGVSGSGKSSLAFDTIYAEGQRRYVESLSAYARQFLGRMEKPDVDYIEGLSPAISIDQKGPSKNPRSTVGTVTEVYDYLRLLFARVGHPHCPECGREITTQTVQQIVDAVQGLPEGKRIMIMAPLIRDRKGEYQQVFADLRKAGYVRVRVDGEIHDLSEEFQLGKNKKHSIEAVVDRLVVGQGERQRIADSVETALKLGAGVVLVSIIDGEELLFSEHFACVYDGISLGEITPRTFSFNSPHGACPECSGLGVKLEIDPDLVIPNKELPIAEGAIRPWQFQSWYFYQLDSLARRYDFSLNTPVKKLTEKQMNLLLYGEEGEWYRYRSRFGRVREHFTGFEGVIPRMERLHRDTESENSRVDIERYMVSTPCPVCQGKRLKPEWLAVTIGDRNIMDVGEMSVVHELEWITEIGNKVLSEREKMIAREILKEIQARLGFLKDVGLEYLTIDRAAATLSGGEAQRIRLATQIGSGLMGVLYICDEPTVGLHPADDARLINTLKRLRDLGNTILIVEHDEAMMRAADHIIDMGPGAGRHGGKIVITGTLADIMASKESVTGQYLSGTRQIPLPSKRRSGNGGEIVVRGARQNNLKDIDVPIPLGKFVCITGVSGSGKSTLVDEILYRKLAQVFYRSRQRAGDCDEITGMEHIDKVVNIDQSPIGRTPRSNPATYTGTFTPIRELFATVPEARMRGYAPGRFSFNVKGGRCEACRGEGFTQIEMQFLPDVTVPCEVCKGQRYNREALEIRFKDKNIAEVLDMTVEQALTFFTHFPKIRNKLETLRDVGLGYIRLGQPAPTLSGGEAQRVKLSTELSRRATGRTLYILDEPTTGLSFEDIAALLRVLQRLVEAGNTVVVIEHHLDVIKNADHIIDLGPGAGDLGGYVVATGTPEEIVKTKGSATGQYLGRVLHRDVEPALPGS
- a CDS encoding ATP-binding protein — protein: MATANQIMAIDRLQKWFTPNRPIDLPEYMSGRLDLIFNVKEAINTQGLHVILYGDRGTGKTSIAHVIANMIQEPDRKDGRRVILVSCDSSDTFSSMWRKVFQEIMLTQRQLGFVQQSAAAITGTMDNQVSVTTPNDVRLLIKSFPNPTVVIFDEYDRIPETSNARHLIADTIKLFSDTNVKATILLVGVATSINELIHEHQSIGRNISQILVHPMDNAELAEIIQKGYSNSGFTFEDGIDYKIAALSQGYPHYAHLLGLWAGKKAVEAKRDRVTHKDLEQAITAAIQNVAGGIREDYEIAIASSQPDNLFKDVLLACAIADKDSLGRFSIKALREPLSNILNKPNIRAVAYQGHLYKFCELNRGPVLKRTGNRRNYRWQFVNPQLIPYIKLDAIERGKFTSDSARVL